A stretch of the Notamacropus eugenii isolate mMacEug1 chromosome 2, mMacEug1.pri_v2, whole genome shotgun sequence genome encodes the following:
- the LOC140523497 gene encoding taste receptor type 2 member 7-like produces the protein MLSNGEKIFVALATGEFLLGILVNGFIVLVTCIEWLKSKKLPPGDLILLGMAISKIGLLCALAWYSYLIVISIDVSTKIRIVDIFIGLTQSSNIWFATILSIFYFLKIANFSNSFFLWMKRRIDRMVFMLLVGPLIIYFSLGFIMMEKIHYYYYGFLSRGNERNVSQEVQVSKSTFLILQVLCGLLSLIPFILSTISFSLLILSLWRHTRQMQLNATGYRDPSTEAHVRAMKAVSSFLILFLFYFMCIFVNFWNYSRKNNKLVSMLIMLIILFYPFGHSVILVLWNTKLKKAALGVSVQIRCCQRGSKIQALWIPLRIIWHFLGRKK, from the coding sequence ATGCTaagtaatggggaaaaaatctttgtggCTCTGGCAACTGGGGAATTTCTATTGGGTATTCTGGTAAATGGATTCATAGTTCTGGTGACCTGCATTGAATGGCTTAAGAGCAAGAAACTGCCACCAGGTGACCTCATCCTCCTCGGCATGGCCATCTCCAAAATTGGATTGTTGTGTGCATTAGCATGGTATAGCTATTTAATTGTAATCTCTATTGATGTGTCTACCAAAATAAGAATAGTTGATATCTTCATCGGACTGACTCAGAGTTCAAATATTTGGTTTGCCACCATCCTCAGCATCTTCTACTTCTTGAAAATCGCCAACTTCTCTAATTCCTTCTTCCTCTGGATGAAACGGAGAATTGACAGGATGGTCTTCATGCTTCTTGTGGGGcccttaattatttatttttctttaggctttataatgatggagaaaattcattattactattatggcTTCCTTAGTagaggaaatgagagaaatgttTCTCAGGAAGTTCAAGTGAGTAAAAGTACgttcctcattttgcaggttCTCTGTGGCCTTTTGAGTCTTATTCCTTTTATTCTATCTACAATTTCCTTTTCCCTactcattctctccctctggAGGCATACCCGTCAGATGCAACTCAATGCTACAGGTTACAGAGACCCTAGCACAGAAGCCCATGTTAGAGCCATGAAAGCTGTGtcttccttcctcattctctttttattttattttatgtgtatcTTCGTCAATTTCTGGAACTActcaaggaaaaataataagcTGGTTTCTATGTTGATTATGCTAATCATATTGTTCTATCCCTTTGGCCACTCAGTGATCCTGGTTCTGTGGAACACCAAGCTGAAAAAGGCTGCACTGGGGGTATCAGTGCAGATAAGGTGCTGCcagagaggaagtaaaatacaAGCTCTTTGGATACCTCTAAGGATCATATGGCATTTTCTAGGGAGAAAGAAGTGA
- the LOC140522637 gene encoding taste receptor type 2 member 7-like: MLSSGEKIFVALAAGEFLLGILVNGFIALVNCTELVKNKKLPPSEFILISLAISKIGLLCALVWNSYLIVIPTDKPIKVRKIDIILGLAQSSDVWSTTVLSIFYFLKIANFSNPLFLWLKWRIDRMVFLLLWGPLMIYFSTCFPMMETVYYYHGSLFGREKERNVSQDVQVNKSMVLMFQVLGGLMSLIPLALSTISFSLLILSLWRHTHQMRLNATGFRDPSTEAHVRAMKAVSFFLILFFLYYICIFINFCSSSGENNKLPSMLSMSIILLYPFGHSVILILWNSKLRKAALRVSGLIRCCLRGSYLHVLWIPLKIIWHFLGPKKSV; encoded by the coding sequence ATGCTAAGTAGTGGAGAGAAAATCTTTGTAGCTCTGGCAGCTGGGGAATTTCTGTTGGGCATTCTGGTAAATGGATTCATAGCTCTGGTGAACTGCACTGAACTGGTTAAGAACAAGAAACTGCCACCAAGTGAATTCATACTCATCAGCTTGGCCATCTCCAAAATTGGACTGTTGTGTGCATTAGTATGGAATAGCTATTTAATTGTAATCCCTACTGATAAACCCATCAAAGTAAGGAAAATCGATATCATCTTGGGACTGGCTCAGAGTTCAGATGTTTGGTCTACGACTGTACTCAGCATCTTCTACTTCCTGAAGATTGCCAACTTTTCTAATCCCTTATTCCTCTGGTTGAAATGGAGGATCGACAGGATGGTCTTCCTGCTTCTTTGGGGGCCCTTGATGATCTATTTTTCCACATGTTTTCCAATGATGGAGACAGTGTATTATTATCATGGCAGTCTCTTtggtagagaaaaggagagaaatgtgtCTCAGGATGTCCAAGTGAATAAAAGTATGGTCCTCATGTTCCAGGTTCTGGGTGGCCTTATGAGTCTTATTCCTTTGGCTCTATCTACAATCTCCTTCTCACTACTCATTCTCTCCCTTTGGAGGCACACCCATCAGATGCGACTCAATGCCACAGGTTTCAGAGACCCAAGCACAGAAGCCCATGTTCGAGCCATGAAAGCTGTGTCTTTCTTCCTCATACTCTTTTTCTTGtactatatttgtatttttatcaatTTCTGCAGCAGCTCAGGGGAAAATAATAAGCTACCTTCCATGCTGAGTATGTCAATTATATTGCTCTATCCCTTTGGTCACTCGGTAATCTTGATTCTGTGGAATAGCAAGCTGAGAAAGGCTGCCCTGAGGGTATCAGGGTTGATAAGGTGCTGCCTGAGAGGAAGTTATCTACACgtcctttggatacctctgaagatcatctggcactTTCTAGGGCCAAAGAAGTCAGTATAG